A genomic segment from uncultured Methanobrevibacter sp. encodes:
- a CDS encoding ammonium transporter: MVMLSTGDTAWILIATILVLLMSIPGVAFFYSGLTKRKNVLNTMFLTFIAFAIASIIWVAYGYPFAFGDVSISGLIAEPAHFFMTGIGVNDLTGSIPTILFIVFQLTFAGLTAALISGAIVGRMKTSAWMLFIIAWVTIVYIPIAHWVWGGGWLMQMGALDFAGGTVVHINSGVTALALALVLGKRKNPSLLPHNLGYSVLGAGFLWFGWMGFNGGSALAANGLAASAILVSNIAAATALITWVLIDMVKVGKPTMLGAITGGVAGLVAITPAAGFVDVPAAIIIGFITAFVSYFGIYYLKAKFGYDDTLDVFGVHGLSGAWGAIATGIFASPAINGAAGLLFGNPGQVTIQIISIIATAAYAFVISIILAKILDKTIGIRVDEKAEIEGLDANLHNESGYRL, from the coding sequence ATGGTTATGTTAAGTACAGGAGATACTGCATGGATTCTCATAGCTACCATTTTAGTTCTTTTAATGAGTATTCCTGGAGTAGCTTTCTTTTATAGTGGTTTAACAAAAAGGAAAAATGTTTTAAATACAATGTTTTTAACTTTTATAGCTTTTGCTATAGCAAGTATAATATGGGTTGCTTATGGATATCCATTTGCTTTTGGAGATGTAAGCATTAGCGGTTTAATTGCTGAGCCAGCACATTTCTTTATGACTGGCATTGGTGTTAATGATTTAACTGGATCCATTCCTACAATATTGTTTATTGTATTCCAGTTAACCTTTGCAGGACTTACTGCAGCACTTATTTCCGGTGCTATTGTCGGAAGGATGAAAACCTCTGCTTGGATGTTATTCATCATTGCATGGGTGACTATAGTATATATCCCTATTGCCCACTGGGTATGGGGTGGAGGATGGTTAATGCAAATGGGAGCATTAGACTTTGCAGGTGGTACAGTTGTACACATTAACTCAGGGGTAACTGCTCTTGCATTAGCACTTGTACTTGGAAAAAGGAAAAATCCTTCATTGCTACCTCATAACTTAGGATATTCAGTTTTAGGTGCAGGATTCCTATGGTTTGGATGGATGGGATTCAATGGTGGATCTGCTCTTGCAGCAAACGGTCTTGCAGCTTCAGCTATCTTAGTTTCAAATATCGCTGCAGCTACTGCACTCATCACTTGGGTATTGATTGATATGGTTAAAGTCGGCAAACCTACTATGTTAGGTGCAATTACCGGTGGTGTTGCAGGTCTTGTAGCAATTACTCCTGCAGCAGGATTTGTAGATGTTCCAGCAGCAATCATAATAGGTTTTATTACTGCATTTGTATCTTACTTCGGAATCTACTACTTAAAAGCAAAATTCGGTTACGACGATACATTGGATGTATTCGGAGTCCACGGTCTCTCTGGTGCATGGGGAGCAATAGCTACTGGTATCTTTGCTTCACCTGCAATCAATGGAGCAGCAGGGTTATTATTCGGAAATCCTGGCCAAGTTACAATACAAATCATCAGTATTATTGCAACAGCGGCTTATGCATTTGTAATCAGCATAATTCTTGCAAAAATCCTTGACAAGACAATTGGCATTAGAGTCGACGAAAAAGCTGAAATTGAAGGGCTTGATGCAAACTTACACAATGAATCAGGATACAGATTGTAG
- a CDS encoding helix-turn-helix domain-containing protein has translation MKENKEFALKVKSIRERQHMSIEELAEKSDVKLEVLQAMENGEIIPSLTPLTKMAKALGVRVGTFLDDTPQIGPVVVRGGKPNNVLYFSGREDVTNASNLEFHSLGAGKIDRNIDPYIIDITYEEDYKLSSHEGEEFIYVLEGEIEVEYGKDKFTVAAGDSIFYDSVVPHHLHSSGDKAKILAVLYTPY, from the coding sequence ATGAAAGAAAACAAAGAATTTGCTTTAAAGGTAAAAAGCATTAGAGAAAGACAACATATGAGCATTGAAGAGCTTGCAGAAAAAAGTGATGTGAAATTAGAAGTTCTTCAAGCTATGGAAAATGGTGAAATCATTCCTTCCCTCACTCCGCTTACTAAAATGGCAAAGGCACTTGGAGTTAGAGTTGGAACTTTCCTTGATGACACCCCACAGATTGGACCTGTTGTAGTAAGAGGCGGAAAACCAAACAATGTATTATACTTCTCCGGAAGAGAAGATGTGACAAATGCAAGTAACTTAGAATTCCACTCTTTAGGTGCAGGTAAAATCGACAGAAACATCGATCCATATATAATTGACATTACCTATGAAGAAGATTACAAATTATCTTCCCACGAAGGAGAAGAGTTCATTTATGTATTAGAAGGAGAAATTGAAGTGGAATATGGTAAAGATAAATTTACTGTAGCTGCAGGAGACAGCATATTCTATGATTCAGTTGTACCTCATCATTTACACTCCAGCGGTGACAAAGCTAAAATATTAGCTGTTTTATACACTCCTTATTAA